In a genomic window of Ipomoea triloba cultivar NCNSP0323 chromosome 3, ASM357664v1:
- the LOC116012714 gene encoding isoamylase 1, chloroplastic — protein MELLHSPSISPYSRKLHSRSSNIRKTGLSFGFPHNYFAEFGKKARPPVLAVNAAIDGGGESDTAVVVEKPLPYGLRRRFEVLSGHPAPFGATARDGGINFAVFSSNATSAALCLISLADLPQKKVTEQIPLDPSINKTGDVWHVFLKGDFDNMLYGYSFDGKFAPEEGHYFDSARILLDPYAKAIVSRAEFGALGPEKDCWPPMACMLPSADKFDWEGDLPLKFPQRDLVIYEMHVRGFTNHESSGTEFPGTYRGVVEKLDHLKGLGVNCIELMPCHEFNELEYYSYNPVLGDYKVNFWGYSTVNFFSPMGRYSSAGMHKSGLGAIDEFKYLVREAHRRGIEVIMDVVFNHTAEGNENGPMFSFRGVDNSVFYMLAPKGEFYNYSGCGNTFNCNHPVARQFILDCLRYWVIEMHVDGFRFDLASILTRSSSLWDAANVYGNSIEGDMLTTGAPLSSPPLIDMISSDPILSGVKLIAEAWDCGGLYQVGAFPHWGIWSEWNGKYRDIVRQFIKGTDGFSGAFAECLCGSPNLYQEGGRKPWNSINFVCAHDGFTLADLVTYNDKHNMANGEDNKDGENHNNSWNCGQEGEFASISVKKLRKRQMRNFFLCLMVSQGVPMIYMGDEYGHTKGGNNNTYCHDNYINYFRWDKKDESSTDFFRFCCHMTKFRHEAESLGLDDFPTAERLQWHGHTPGMPDWSESSRFVAFTLVDKVKGEIYIAFNASHLPVTVTLPERGGYRWEPLVDTGKQTPFDFLGDDVPEKKIALKQYAHFLDANMYPMLSYSSIVLLLCPDEMIDNS, from the exons ATGGAGTTGCTTCACTCTCCTTCAATCTCACCATACTCCCGCAAACTACACTCCAGAAGTTCAAACATCCGCAAAACTGGATTAAGTTTCGGATTTCCGCACAATTACTTTGCTGAATTTGGAAAAAAGGCGAGGCCTCCAGTGCTCGCTGTTAATGCGGCCATTGATGGCGGAGGTGAGTCCGACACCGCGGTGGTGGTGGAGAAGCCTCTACCGTACGGATTGCGTCGTCGTTTCGAGGTTTTATCCGGGCATCCGGCACCGTTCGGCGCCACCGCTAGAGACGGCGGGATCAATTTCGCTGTCTTTTCGAGCAATGCCACGTCGGCAGCTCTCTGCTTGATCAGTCTCGCCGACTTACCTCAG AAAAAAGTGACGGAGCAGATTCCTTTGGATCCATCTATCAATAAGACTGGAGATGTCTGGCATGTGTTTCTCAAGGGAGACTTTGATAATATGCTCTATGGCTACAGTTTTGATGGGAAGTTTGCTCCTGAAGAAGGGCATTACTTTGATTCAGCTAGGATACTTTTGGATCCTTATGCTAAG GCCATTGTAAGCAGAGCAGAATTTGGTGCTTTGGGACCTGAGAAGGATTGTTGGCCCCCAATGGCCTGCATGCTACCGTCCGCTGATAAG TTTGACTGGGAAGGGGATCTGCCATTAAAGTTTCCTCAGAGAGATCTTGTAATTTATGAAATGCATGTTCGTGGATTTACAAACCATGAGTCAAGTGGAACGGAATTTCCTGGTACATACCGTGGTGTTGTGGAGAAACTGGATCACTTAAAG GGACTGGGTGTCAACTGCATAGAGCTAATGCCCTGTCATGAATTCAATGAACTGGAGTACTATAGCTATAATCCTGTCTTGGGTGACTATAA GGTAAACTTTTGGGGCTATTCAACTGTCAATTTCTTTTCTCCAATGGGAAGGTATTCATCTGCTGGGATGCACAAATCTGGTCTTGGTGCCATAGATGAGTTCAAGTATCTTGTTAGAGAGGCACATAGAAGGGGAATTGAG GTAATCATGGATGTTGTTTTCAATCACACAGCAGAAGGGAATGAGAATGGTCCGATGTTCTCATTTAGAGGTGTTGACAACAGTGTCTTTTATATGCTTGCACCCAAG GGAGAGTTCTATAATTATTCAGGCTGTGGAAATACCTTCAACTGTAACCATCCTGTTGCACGCCAATTTATATTGGATTGCTTGAG GTATTGGGTTATAGAAATGCATGTTGATGGCTTCCGCTTTGATCTTGCTTCCATCCTGACGAGAAGTAGCAG tCTCTGGGATGCTGCTAATGTTTATGGAAATTCAATTGAAGGTGACATGCTCACAACTGGAGCTCCTCTCTCTAGCCCACCATTAATTGATATGATTAGCAGTGATCCAATACTAAGTGGAGTAAAG CTTATTGCTGAAGCATGGGATTGTGGAGGCCTGTACCAAGTTGGTGCATTTCCTCATTGGGGTATCTGGTCAGAGTGGAATGGGAAG tACCGTGACATAGTGCGACAGTTCATAAAAGGTACAGATGGGTTTTCAGGGGCTTTTGCTGAATGCCTTTGTGGAAGCCCTAATTTATACCAG GAAGGAGGAAGGAAACCTTGGAACAGCATAAACTTTGTGTGTGCCCATGATGGTTTCACTTTGGCTGATCTGGTGACTTATAATGATAAACACAACATGGCAAACGGAGAAGACAATAAAGATGGAGAGAATCACAATAATAGTTGGAATTGTGGCCAG GAGGGAGAGTTTGCAAGTATCTCGGTGAAGAAATTGAGGAAAAGGCAAATGCGAAATTTCTTCCTCTGTCTAATGGTTTCCCAA GGTGTTCCAATGATCTATATGGGTGATGAGTATGGCCATACAAAAGGAGGAAACAACAACACATATTGCCATGATAATTAT ATTAACTACTTCAGATGGGATAAGAAGGACGAGTCCTCCACAGATTTTTTCAGATTTTGCTGCCATATGACCAAGTTCCGCCa TGAAGCTGAGTCACTTGGCTTGGATGATTTCCCAACAGCAGAGCGGCTGCAATGGCATGGTCATACTCCAGGGATGCCGGATTGGTCAGAAAGCAGTCGCTTTGTAGCGTTTACACTG GTTGACAAAGTGAAGGGAGAAATATACATTGCCTTTAATGCGAGCCACCTGCCCGTCACGGTTACGCTGCCGGAACGAGGTGGTTATCGGTGGGAGCCGTTGGTGGACACCGGCAAGCAAACTCCATTTGATTTTCTTGGTGATGATGTTCCGGAGAAGAAAATAGCATTGAAACAGTATGCTCATTTTCTTGATGCCAACATGTACCCCATGCTTAGCTACTCTTCCATAGTTCTGTTGCTATGCCCAGATGAGATGATAGATAACTCCTAG
- the LOC116012724 gene encoding uncharacterized protein LOC116012724 has protein sequence MKMDGYYPLKMKRKDLEQVSDEFSDFSLSAPARKIRRLDAELPPILEEIEDDRDIPVAFEPSPSGQSFGGYGRRGVQIEELPDMPDNKETAIVLFKPMDTPFVLSPQNFSVKIDPQFISGLKNQVPWRSQSNQLGQDEDGTREMGNTSAARNQCLAVVPWVPSQFPTQTDITDMMDAEELEEATMEVEDNGFAGADQRSMDMGGNEGLQQWQQQHCMVPQPPQNVSTPITWYR, from the exons atgaagatggatgGATATTATCCTTTGAAGATGAAGAGGAAGGATCTCGAGCAAGTCTCCGATGAATTCTCCGATTTTTCCCTCTCTGCTCCCGCCAGAAAAATTCGCCGTCTG GATGCTGAGTTGCCGCCCATATTGGAAGAGATTGAGGATGACCGTGATATTCCGGTAGCATTTGAGCCATCACCGAGTGGACAGAGCTTCGGAGGCTATGGAAGGAGGGGTGTACAGATAGAGGAATTGCCGGATATGCCGGATAACAAGGAGACTGCCATTGTGCTTTTCAAGCCCATGGATACACCTTTCGTTCTCTCCCCTCAGAATTTCTCCGTTAAGATCGATCCTCAGTTCATATCTGGATTGAAAA ATCAAGTCCCATGGCGAAGCCAATCCAATCAACTGGGGCAAGATGAAGATGGAACAAGAGAAATGGGCAACACATCTGCTGCAAGAAACCAGTGCCTTGCAGTTGTTCCCTGGGTGCCATCTCAGTTCCCCACACAAACCGACATTACAGACATGATGGATGCTGAAGAATTGGAGGAAGCAACAATGGAGGTTGAAGACAATGGGTTTGCAGGTGCAGATCAAAGGAGCATGGATATGGGTGGAAATGAGGGGCTGCAGCAGTGGCAACAACAGCATTGCATGGTCCCTCAGCCTCCCCAGAACGTATCTACTCCCATAACCTGGTACCGataa